In Fodinibius saliphilus, a genomic segment contains:
- a CDS encoding ABC transporter ATP-binding protein, producing MKSPTVVASGINVALNSGEIVCLLGPNGSGKSTLIRTLTGLHYPLGGTVELENKKLKSFSTKQIARKVSTVLTDRLTIGNLSVYELVSFGRSPYTGWFGSLSQQDEEVVQWAIESTGIGQFVNRDVLRLSDGERQKVMIARALAQNTSAIMLDEPTAHLDLPNRVEIIRLLRELAHDTQKGILLSTHELDLALKAADTLWLIDMNGNVVTGTPEDLVLDGTFESVFERDSFEFDRSTGSFKLLHPKKAPVYLHGDAVGQFWTRRALERSGYQVKESNGTDIQVEVKRLKDDFKWTLRCCEDQFECDSIEEVLEQLFQYC from the coding sequence ATGAAGTCGCCAACAGTTGTTGCATCTGGTATAAATGTAGCGTTAAATAGTGGTGAAATAGTATGCTTGCTGGGTCCCAACGGTTCGGGTAAGTCAACACTTATCAGAACGTTGACAGGCTTACATTACCCACTTGGAGGGACAGTAGAACTGGAAAATAAAAAGTTGAAATCGTTCTCTACCAAGCAGATTGCTAGAAAAGTGAGTACAGTACTTACTGATCGGCTAACAATCGGTAATTTAAGTGTCTATGAACTGGTTTCCTTTGGAAGGTCACCTTATACCGGCTGGTTTGGCTCACTTAGCCAGCAAGATGAAGAAGTCGTGCAATGGGCTATAGAATCAACAGGAATTGGACAGTTTGTTAATCGGGATGTCTTGCGCTTGAGTGATGGGGAACGCCAAAAAGTAATGATTGCTCGCGCACTGGCACAAAATACCTCGGCCATTATGCTCGATGAACCAACTGCACATCTGGACCTACCTAATAGGGTAGAGATTATTAGACTCCTGCGGGAGTTGGCTCACGATACCCAAAAAGGGATTTTACTGTCTACTCATGAGCTGGATTTAGCCTTAAAGGCTGCCGATACCTTATGGCTTATTGATATGAATGGGAATGTGGTAACAGGTACTCCAGAGGACCTGGTATTGGATGGTACTTTTGAGTCTGTATTTGAACGGGACAGTTTCGAATTCGATCGTAGTACAGGATCCTTTAAATTGCTTCACCCTAAAAAAGCGCCTGTTTACTTGCATGGTGATGCTGTAGGACAGTTTTGGACACGGCGAGCCCTGGAACGATCAGGATACCAAGTCAAAGAGTCGAACGGTACTGATATTCAAGTAGAAGTGAAGCGTTTAAAAGATGATTTCAAGTGGACGCTCCGTTGTTGTGAAGATCAGTTTGAATGTGATTCAATTGAGGAGGTATTGGAGCAGTTGTTTCAATATTGCTAG
- a CDS encoding TonB-dependent receptor plug domain-containing protein, protein MIKLYIRYSTAICCCALFLTHNLTYGQTVSDTLQFDEIEVVATRIYQPLNYQPTNVEVIDSVQLQMLKTLSVAEVLAAESSLVIKDYGPGGMATASQRGLSSEQIQVLWEGIPINSPMQGQTDLSLLPASFFSNVQVSSGTPSTAFGGGSLSGALYLGSDWKQKSYVTMHQGIGSYGQWQTSLQGKYSSSTGTYVAYRGLYDYGENDFKYFSRAYNTIEQREHNRSKRYSMMASVGRKNKKERWKTTFWISDSENQIPGDILSTDPQAQQNDKSMRWLSLYNVDWGKTDISFKNYMERVELNYFDPSIGTHSLSTIKRWMVSSTATHPVSKHLFLKGEISGELTGVETNNYNNIRNRRQFSALANPEFILADEYLRVYPALRLDIYSDFGTIVSPSLGVNYELFEERLFIRGQLSRDFNPPSFNALYWGEVGDPNLKPELSNSAELGLSLSETPFIGITTFDLTGYFSKVDNGIRWYPGGSGQWAPSNVEQVTTKGIEAHLKNTFLRGNLWSLKVAQKGILTDTEISEARFPGDQGVGNQVRLVPKWKYNASITIKRDYVTTVLKYRWISRRYLTENENINNSLDPYQVVDAHVQFKKAYQNFDLEVQAVAKNILGEEYEIISWYPMPKRNFNFSITATYNF, encoded by the coding sequence ATGATAAAACTATATATTCGCTATAGCACAGCTATATGTTGTTGTGCCCTTTTTCTTACACACAATCTTACGTACGGACAAACAGTAAGTGATACGCTTCAATTTGATGAGATTGAAGTGGTAGCTACCCGTATCTATCAGCCACTGAACTATCAGCCTACGAATGTTGAGGTAATAGATTCAGTACAGCTTCAGATGTTAAAGACATTATCAGTTGCTGAAGTATTAGCAGCAGAATCCTCCCTAGTGATAAAAGACTATGGACCCGGAGGTATGGCTACAGCTTCACAACGGGGGCTCTCGTCTGAGCAAATACAGGTATTGTGGGAAGGAATTCCAATCAATAGCCCAATGCAGGGACAGACTGATCTGTCACTTTTACCGGCCAGTTTCTTTTCTAATGTGCAAGTTAGTTCTGGTACCCCCAGTACCGCTTTTGGTGGAGGAAGTCTGTCAGGTGCATTATATCTTGGATCTGATTGGAAGCAGAAAAGCTACGTTACCATGCACCAAGGCATAGGCTCCTATGGTCAGTGGCAAACATCGCTGCAAGGTAAATATAGCTCATCAACTGGTACTTATGTGGCATATCGTGGGCTGTACGACTATGGGGAAAATGATTTTAAGTATTTTAGTCGAGCCTACAACACGATTGAACAGCGTGAGCACAACCGAAGCAAGCGTTATAGCATGATGGCTTCGGTAGGTAGAAAAAACAAAAAAGAACGATGGAAGACGACTTTCTGGATTTCAGATAGTGAAAATCAGATTCCCGGAGATATACTTAGCACAGATCCCCAAGCTCAACAAAATGATAAGTCTATGCGATGGTTGAGCTTGTATAATGTAGATTGGGGCAAGACAGATATATCATTTAAAAATTATATGGAACGAGTAGAACTAAACTACTTTGATCCGAGTATTGGTACTCACAGTTTAAGTACTATAAAACGGTGGATGGTTAGTTCTACTGCTACTCATCCTGTAAGCAAACACCTTTTTTTAAAGGGAGAGATAAGCGGTGAGCTGACTGGCGTTGAGACGAATAACTATAACAACATACGGAATCGCCGGCAGTTTAGTGCTTTGGCTAATCCTGAATTTATATTGGCGGATGAATATTTGCGTGTTTATCCGGCGTTACGTTTAGATATTTATAGCGATTTTGGAACGATAGTCAGTCCTTCCTTAGGTGTTAACTATGAGCTTTTTGAAGAGCGATTATTTATTCGCGGGCAACTTAGTAGAGACTTTAACCCTCCTTCATTTAATGCTCTTTATTGGGGAGAAGTAGGAGATCCCAACCTAAAGCCAGAGCTCAGCAATAGTGCTGAGCTGGGTCTTTCGTTAAGTGAAACCCCTTTTATAGGGATAACCACTTTCGACCTAACGGGTTATTTCAGTAAAGTTGATAATGGAATTCGCTGGTATCCCGGTGGATCCGGGCAGTGGGCTCCCAGTAATGTTGAACAGGTTACTACAAAAGGGATAGAAGCTCATCTAAAGAATACTTTTCTGCGGGGAAATCTATGGTCTTTAAAAGTAGCTCAAAAAGGAATATTAACAGATACTGAGATTTCAGAAGCTCGGTTCCCCGGAGACCAAGGGGTGGGTAATCAAGTTCGGCTTGTGCCCAAATGGAAATATAATGCCTCTATTACAATTAAACGAGACTATGTAACTACTGTCTTGAAATACCGATGGATCAGCAGGAGATATTTAACAGAAAATGAAAATATCAATAATTCATTGGACCCTTATCAAGTGGTTGATGCTCATGTACAGTTCAAAAAAGCATATCAAAACTTTGATCTTGAGGTACAAGCTGTTGCCAAAAATATTCTTGGAGAGGAATATGAAATCATTAGCTGGTACCCCATGCCAAAACGGAATTTTAATTTTTCAATAACTGCAACTTATAATTTCTAA
- a CDS encoding YncE family protein: MKKRYSLFLLSLVILIVSCDKDNDNNPAPLEDSAAYVVNEGNFSDANGSITSYSPESGSTILQAFDKENGRPLAGYLQTSKKVDERIYIVSNKADKIEIIDYKTLESKGTIDSFEKAPTAIEIVDGVAFVGTADFKGATDSLRMFDLASFEKKEAAIEVGNTPRDIERVGDNLYVSNNGFGYGNTVSVIDLSSNEVIETITVGAGPNELIVDNEERVWVVCNGRKSYSEGSSDVPGSVYIIDGNSATVIDSITEGITLGAQSYQERLVLNSEKAEAYLLNNGISVIDMNSYTIKKNIVNESFYAIGYFPLQQSIYVGKSNGTSQPGKGYVYDLEGAPVDSFNVGIIPHKFHFTSN, encoded by the coding sequence ATGAAAAAACGATACTCTTTATTTCTCTTGTCACTGGTAATTTTAATCGTATCCTGCGACAAAGATAATGATAACAACCCCGCTCCACTTGAGGATTCTGCAGCATATGTGGTTAATGAGGGTAACTTTAGTGATGCAAATGGATCAATTACAAGCTATAGTCCTGAATCCGGAAGTACCATCTTGCAAGCCTTTGATAAGGAAAATGGCCGTCCATTGGCAGGTTATTTACAGACCTCTAAAAAGGTAGATGAACGCATTTATATTGTATCTAATAAGGCCGACAAAATCGAAATTATTGACTATAAGACCTTAGAAAGCAAAGGAACCATAGATTCTTTTGAAAAAGCACCTACTGCTATTGAAATAGTTGATGGAGTTGCATTTGTAGGAACAGCAGATTTTAAAGGCGCTACAGATTCACTTAGAATGTTTGACTTGGCATCTTTTGAGAAAAAAGAAGCAGCAATAGAAGTCGGAAATACTCCCCGTGATATAGAAAGAGTAGGAGACAACCTTTATGTCAGTAATAATGGCTTCGGATATGGTAATACCGTTTCAGTTATCGACCTTTCATCCAATGAGGTTATTGAGACCATTACTGTTGGTGCCGGTCCTAATGAGTTGATTGTAGATAACGAAGAACGAGTCTGGGTCGTTTGCAATGGAAGAAAATCTTATTCTGAAGGAAGTTCTGATGTTCCTGGCAGTGTCTATATTATCGATGGGAATTCTGCAACTGTAATCGACTCTATTACCGAAGGTATTACTTTAGGTGCTCAATCTTACCAAGAGAGATTGGTTCTGAATTCCGAGAAGGCAGAAGCATATCTTCTTAACAACGGTATTAGCGTCATTGACATGAACTCTTATACTATTAAAAAGAATATTGTTAATGAGTCATTTTACGCGATCGGTTATTTCCCACTGCAACAGAGTATTTATGTAGGTAAAAGCAATGGAACTTCTCAGCCTGGAAAGGGATATGTATATGACCTGGAAGGTGCGCCCGTGGATTCTTTTAATGTAGGTATTATCCCCCATAAGTTTCACTTTACTAGCAACTGA
- a CDS encoding bifunctional adenosylcobinamide kinase/adenosylcobinamide-phosphate guanylyltransferase, with protein sequence MIHLITGGQRSGKSSRAQEFALSLTDSPVYVATARVWDEDFEQRVERHKDDRDERWNTLEVEKALGDIKVERRVVVVDCITLWLTNFFMDTDQDVDRSMELAKDELEKLFEKDCTLILVTNEIGMGTHAHTESGRKFADMQGWMNQFIAERADNVTLMVSGIPVEIKG encoded by the coding sequence ATGATACACTTAATTACCGGTGGCCAGAGATCCGGGAAAAGCAGCAGGGCTCAAGAGTTTGCTCTTTCATTGACCGACAGTCCCGTTTATGTGGCTACGGCTCGTGTTTGGGACGAAGATTTTGAACAGCGCGTAGAGCGCCATAAGGATGATCGCGATGAGCGGTGGAATACCCTTGAAGTGGAAAAAGCGCTCGGAGATATCAAAGTTGAGAGAAGAGTTGTGGTTGTTGATTGTATTACGCTCTGGCTTACTAACTTTTTTATGGATACCGACCAAGATGTCGATCGGTCTATGGAGTTGGCCAAGGATGAACTTGAAAAATTATTTGAAAAGGATTGTACCCTTATTTTGGTCACTAACGAAATTGGTATGGGTACACATGCTCACACCGAAAGTGGCCGAAAATTTGCTGACATGCAGGGCTGGATGAATCAGTTTATTGCTGAACGGGCTGACAATGTTACTCTCATGGTCTCAGGTATTCCGGTAGAAATAAAAGGATAA
- the cobT gene encoding nicotinate-nucleotide--dimethylbenzimidazole phosphoribosyltransferase gives MKEFNISAVNKNLEEPLQHKIDNKTKPVGALGSLEDIALKIGLIQQDLEPQLKNPLLAVFAGDHGIAAEGIVNAYPQEVTAQMVLNMVGGGAAVNVFCATHNIATKIIDAGVAAELPSSEKLIDRKIAAGTQNYSHTPAMSAKECNNAIEAGSELVSQWHNRGTNIIGFGEMGIGNTSSASIITSILTGYSIDACTGKGTGLDEEEVSQKATILAKAIEAHDIDADPFSVLQTFGGFEIAMIVGGILQAAEHQMIILVDGFIATAAFMVACELYSKVRDFAIFTHTSDEQAHRIQLDYLQAEPLLQLGMRLGEGTGAAMAYPIIESAVNFLNNMASFKDAAVSKGDN, from the coding sequence ATGAAAGAATTTAATATATCAGCAGTAAACAAAAATTTAGAAGAACCCTTACAGCATAAAATTGATAATAAGACCAAACCCGTAGGAGCACTGGGCAGCTTAGAAGATATTGCTCTTAAAATTGGACTTATACAGCAGGATCTCGAACCCCAGCTTAAAAATCCACTTTTAGCTGTATTTGCCGGTGATCACGGTATTGCTGCCGAAGGAATAGTGAATGCATATCCTCAAGAAGTAACGGCACAGATGGTGCTAAATATGGTTGGGGGTGGGGCGGCCGTAAACGTATTTTGTGCTACACACAATATCGCTACAAAAATTATTGATGCAGGTGTGGCAGCAGAATTGCCATCCAGCGAAAAGTTAATAGATCGAAAAATTGCCGCCGGTACCCAGAATTATAGTCATACTCCCGCTATGTCTGCTAAAGAGTGTAATAATGCTATTGAAGCAGGGTCCGAACTTGTTAGCCAATGGCATAATAGAGGAACCAATATTATTGGCTTTGGCGAAATGGGTATTGGCAATACCTCTTCTGCCTCTATTATCACCAGTATACTAACAGGTTACTCTATTGATGCATGTACGGGTAAAGGAACGGGGCTTGATGAAGAGGAGGTAAGCCAGAAGGCCACAATACTTGCAAAGGCCATTGAAGCCCATGATATTGATGCCGATCCGTTTTCTGTGTTACAAACATTTGGTGGATTTGAAATTGCCATGATTGTCGGGGGCATACTGCAGGCTGCAGAGCACCAGATGATTATTTTAGTAGATGGTTTTATTGCTACAGCCGCTTTTATGGTAGCTTGTGAGTTGTATTCCAAAGTACGTGATTTTGCTATTTTCACTCATACATCCGACGAGCAGGCACATCGTATTCAGCTGGATTATCTGCAGGCAGAACCGCTGTTGCAGTTAGGAATGCGACTGGGGGAAGGTACCGGCGCGGCAATGGCATATCCCATTATAGAATCTGCTGTTAACTTCTTAAATAATATGGCATCCTTCAAAGATGCTGCCGTATCAAAAGGAGATAATTAA
- a CDS encoding adenosylcobinamide-GDP ribazoletransferase, with protein MKRELQVFLTAVMFFTKIPCPQWVDHSPEFLNESARYFSLVGIIVGSVGAAVFWGFNFLFPQTIAVLLSMLATIWVTGAFHEDGLADMFDGFGGGWTQEQILSIMKDSRIGTFGVAGLTGILALKFLSLNELPPLAIPFLLIAGHAASRFFATTLIMTHDYVRGEPSKAKPVAQKMSPFSIILSAVFGLLPLFLIPHSWIWLSLIPMISVLAYLGWFFNKWIGGHTGDCSGATQQLLEVTFYLSAVIIWTFI; from the coding sequence ATGAAAAGAGAACTACAGGTATTTCTGACGGCTGTAATGTTTTTCACTAAAATTCCGTGTCCCCAATGGGTAGACCATTCTCCGGAGTTTTTGAATGAAAGTGCCCGCTATTTTTCTCTGGTGGGTATTATTGTAGGCAGCGTAGGGGCAGCAGTATTTTGGGGATTTAACTTCCTCTTTCCACAAACGATTGCCGTATTGCTAAGTATGTTGGCAACAATATGGGTGACCGGGGCTTTTCATGAAGATGGGTTGGCCGATATGTTTGATGGTTTTGGTGGAGGGTGGACCCAGGAGCAAATCCTCAGTATTATGAAAGATTCACGCATTGGTACCTTCGGCGTTGCTGGTCTGACTGGCATTCTTGCATTGAAGTTTCTGAGCCTTAACGAATTGCCTCCTTTGGCTATCCCTTTTCTTCTTATTGCTGGACATGCTGCTAGTCGATTTTTTGCTACTACTCTTATTATGACGCATGATTATGTTCGGGGCGAACCCTCCAAAGCCAAGCCGGTAGCCCAAAAAATGTCCCCATTTTCCATAATTTTAAGCGCCGTATTTGGATTGCTGCCACTGTTTTTGATACCACACTCATGGATTTGGCTTAGCCTTATTCCCATGATTAGTGTATTGGCTTATCTGGGTTGGTTTTTCAACAAATGGATTGGCGGTCATACCGGCGATTGCAGTGGGGCCACACAACAACTTCTTGAAGTAACTTTTTACCTTTCAGCAGTAATTATATGGACATTTATTTAA
- the cobC gene encoding alpha-ribazole phosphatase has translation MDIYLIRHTTPDIEEGICYGQKDIGLAVDYANEVNILKRKLPKGYHNFTTYSSSLERCKKLADELATKEPITDDRLMELNFGDWEGRKWDNISQNELGEWMENFVEVVCPGGESYRQLHNRVEAWWKEQLEGKDDQLLVITHGGVIRCLLSLVLGIPLGNSFQLTIDYGGVSKISRRHNRNSVRFINR, from the coding sequence ATGGACATTTATTTAATTCGACACACGACACCGGATATCGAAGAAGGCATTTGTTACGGGCAAAAAGATATTGGTTTAGCCGTTGATTATGCAAATGAAGTAAATATTCTAAAGAGAAAGCTTCCAAAGGGCTACCATAATTTTACTACTTATAGCAGTTCTCTTGAACGGTGTAAAAAATTAGCTGACGAACTAGCTACGAAAGAGCCTATCACAGATGATCGCCTGATGGAACTCAATTTTGGGGATTGGGAAGGTCGGAAATGGGATAATATAAGCCAGAATGAACTGGGTGAATGGATGGAAAACTTTGTTGAGGTCGTATGCCCCGGTGGAGAATCGTATCGGCAGTTACATAACCGGGTAGAAGCATGGTGGAAGGAGCAATTAGAGGGGAAAGACGATCAGTTGCTTGTGATAACGCATGGAGGGGTTATTCGCTGTCTCCTAAGTTTGGTGTTAGGTATTCCATTGGGAAATAGTTTTCAACTGACCATAGATTACGGAGGCGTTTCTAAAATATCTCGTCGTCATAATAGAAACTCAGTAAGATTTATCAACAGATGA
- a CDS encoding diphthine--ammonia ligase — MKRALFNWSGGKDSSFALHRVLQDGNYEIAGLLTSFNKANKRVSMHGIHQKLVEEQARQIGLPLYPLMLPQDLGMDKYNAYMEQKLLSYKKNGINVGVFGDIFLEDLKNYREKQLKSIGMEAHFPLWKKSTAELSQKFIDDGFKAIVVSVSGEKLDKSFVGRIYDESFIGALPIGVDPCGENGEFHTFVFDGPIFKDAVPFTIGETIKRSYELPNDDDSHCFQDDAAPPDECIYWFMDLQVPEKKTH; from the coding sequence ATGAAAAGAGCATTGTTCAATTGGAGCGGAGGAAAAGACTCCTCCTTTGCTTTACATCGTGTACTGCAGGATGGTAACTATGAAATTGCGGGATTGCTTACGAGTTTCAATAAGGCTAATAAAAGAGTGTCTATGCACGGCATTCATCAAAAGCTGGTTGAAGAACAAGCTCGGCAAATCGGCCTGCCGTTATATCCACTGATGCTACCGCAGGATTTAGGGATGGACAAGTATAATGCATATATGGAGCAAAAACTCTTGAGTTATAAAAAGAACGGGATCAATGTCGGAGTTTTTGGGGATATCTTTTTGGAAGACCTCAAAAATTATCGAGAGAAACAGCTTAAAAGTATTGGAATGGAAGCACATTTCCCGTTATGGAAAAAATCAACTGCAGAGCTATCACAAAAGTTCATTGACGATGGATTCAAAGCAATTGTCGTGTCTGTCAGCGGAGAGAAATTAGACAAGTCTTTTGTAGGGCGGATTTATGATGAGTCTTTTATCGGGGCGTTGCCAATAGGAGTCGATCCCTGTGGAGAAAATGGAGAATTTCATACCTTTGTTTTTGATGGCCCTATCTTTAAAGATGCTGTGCCTTTTACGATAGGGGAGACCATAAAACGATCTTATGAACTACCTAATGATGATGACTCTCACTGTTTTCAGGATGATGCTGCTCCGCCTGATGAATGCATTTACTGGTTCATGGATTTACAAGTGCCGGAAAAGAAGACACATTAA